The genomic interval TCGAAATCCTTGGGTTTGATCATCCAAGCGTCCATGCTGACTTCGTTACCGATATCAAGCTGCAAGAATTCGGTCGGATGATGCACGACGGAATTCGCCAACTGGTGCAGCTCTTCGTTGGACTGCACAACTGCGATGGTTCGATGCCCTGCCATCTCAACCAGTTCAACGATCGGCGGTGTGTCAAAAGTCGATACCGTGTGAAATGCCCACTTCGCATCAGGTGAAAAATCGTAGTCATGAGTTCCCGGCTGATTAGGTGGCGTGATCCGTTGTGACTCGCCGGAACCATCCAAAGAAACTCGATACAGGTACTTTTCGGTTGCATTTTGAGGAGAAGCGTAGAAGTAGTACCAACCGTTGGCTTCATCGACGATCGCGCGATCGATGAGGTCGTATTCACCCGGGGTCAGTAGTGACAACTCTTCGCCGTCGCGCGAATAAACAAAGGCGTGTCGCCAGCCGTCTTTCTCGCTGATCACGATGAACTCTTTGCCGTCGCGAATCCAAACCAGCCCCGAGTTTTTCCCTTGACTGGCCACGACCCAAGCGGGATCCGTTTCATGAAAGATCCGTTTCATTTCGCCATCGGGCGTCGCGAGAAAAAACTCACGGACGTCACGAGAGCGACTCAGTCGCTCGATGAGCAGTTCTTGCGAGTCCTCCACCCATTCCACCATTCCCAGATAGAACCCTTCGTCCGGGGACTCGATGGCCAACCACAGCAAATTCCTGGACTCGACATCGATGATCCCAACTCGATGTGTTGCAATCTGTCCGCCCACGCGTGCGAACCGTTGCTCCCTAATCCCTGGATAGGATGGATCACCAGGGACCAGCATGGATCGTTGCTTGACGTCCGTCTGATCGGTTTCAATGATCGAAACGTGCTTTCCGTCGGCACACCAACTCAAGCCGCGAAACGAAATGTCACGATCAGGTGCGCGATTCGTCAGACGCGTGACGTTGTCCGTTTCCAGGTTTCGCACAAACACATCGCGGTCTTGAAACTCCAGCTTGAGTGTTCCGTCTGGCGAAATCAATCGGCGTGGATTGGGGGATTGTTCCACGTTCGGATGCGAATCGAACGGCTTTCCCGTTTCGACGTTATAGTAAATCGTGGTCGACTTTCCTGAACCTGGTTCCTTTTGCAGGAGCGCATATCCGCTGCTGTCCGGTAACCAAGTCGCCTCAAAATCATCCGCACGGAACTCGTTACGCTCGTACACGGATTTCAGACGTTCCAATGTCGTCCCGTCAACCCACGCCTGCGGCATTTGCTGAGCCGAAAGATCGGTGAGCCCACACAGCAGCATGACGGCCGATAGAACGGATGGCAGAGTAAGTATTCGATTCATTCGGATAGTACCAAGAGAATAGATGCAATGTCTTGAGCAACAGCGAATGCATTCAGTCGCCACCTGCGACCGCCTTCAGCTCCTCTGCTTGCCGCAGAATCCGTTCAACGTCCTGTTTTCGAAGCGCATCGAGTAGCTTGCGTTGCTGCTGACTGTCCAGCTTCGTTGTGATCTCTTCCTCGTGTACACCCAGAGGAACATTCTCCAGTGACCAATCGTCGCTGCGTTGCGTGGCAAAGGGGATGTCCGTCACGCGTTCGGCTTGCAGGTTACCCAGCGGACTGCGTCCCCAAGCGTAGCGATAGTGAATCGGATGGGCGACCATGGGACTGCTCAGCACCAAGACCTTCTTGTCCGTTTGCGGCTGCCCGCGATCATTCTTGCCGGTTACGAGATGCTCGGCTTCGGCAGGGTGAAACTTTCTGTCTTCGCCTGCCACTGCAAACCCAAGAATCGGGCCGCCATCGTCAACCGCGCTTGCCGGTTCATCCAAATGCAACTCAATATGGTCGTCAGCGACGTTGATGCTCGTCACCATCGGCGGTTTCCAGCGAATCGATCTTTCGAAACCATACTGAGTCGCCAGCGCCCAACGAGCGATGCGTTCTCCGGCTGGGATCTTTAGCTGAGGGTGGTACCAACGGCGACGCAGGTCGTAGGTACTGGTAAAGCCGATGTTTTTGTCGCCCGCGTTGTAAAGGTCCAAGAATGTTTGATACTGAGCTTCTCGGATAAAGGGCCCCGGATTGGCCATCATCTCACAGTAGTTCTCCAGCGTCTGCACGTTTCCTTCGGTACAGAGAGATAGGATTCCAAAGGGCATGTCGGGATCGTCAAACGCCGCCCGCCAGGAAGCGATCATTTCAGGAAACACATAGCGGTACATGATCGTTCCCTCGGTTCCGTTAAAGCAATTGTTGTAGCCTTGGTGAAAGATGGCTCCTTTGATTTTGAGTCCCGATAACGGACCGATCATGCTGGCGAAACAGTTGCCGGGACGATTCTGATCCATCGCGGGGCCGGGACGCAGATCGGTCGGCTCGGTCTCGCCTGCTGGCATCTCGCGGCCTTCCTTCTTGAATCGCTCAACCTTTTGTCGATGGTTCGCAATGCGTTGCTCCAGATCGGCTTGGGAATCCCAGGCCGCAACTTTCTGATCCCACTCTTGCAGGACCGTCTTGACCTGCGGCGAATCGA from Stieleria varia carries:
- a CDS encoding S9 family peptidase encodes the protein MNRILTLPSVLSAVMLLCGLTDLSAQQMPQAWVDGTTLERLKSVYERNEFRADDFEATWLPDSSGYALLQKEPGSGKSTTIYYNVETGKPFDSHPNVEQSPNPRRLISPDGTLKLEFQDRDVFVRNLETDNVTRLTNRAPDRDISFRGLSWCADGKHVSIIETDQTDVKQRSMLVPGDPSYPGIREQRFARVGGQIATHRVGIIDVESRNLLWLAIESPDEGFYLGMVEWVEDSQELLIERLSRSRDVREFFLATPDGEMKRIFHETDPAWVVASQGKNSGLVWIRDGKEFIVISEKDGWRHAFVYSRDGEELSLLTPGEYDLIDRAIVDEANGWYYFYASPQNATEKYLYRVSLDGSGESQRITPPNQPGTHDYDFSPDAKWAFHTVSTFDTPPIVELVEMAGHRTIAVVQSNEELHQLANSVVHHPTEFLQLDIGNEVSMDAWMIKPKDFDESKRYPVFVYVYGEPHAQTVLNSWGAGQSHFLRVVADLGYLVVSIDNRGTPAPKGADWRRAIFGSLGPLSTDEQAAGLKELGRLRSFVDLSRVGIWGWSGGGSNTLNAMFRKPDDYHVGIAVVPKPQPHLYNAWFQEIYMRTRESNPDGYQRSAPIHFAEGLKGKLLIVTGSGETNTHIQIIEGLVDRLIELGKPFDYMVYPNRDHGLREGTGTLVHVRMLITRYLLQNLPAGPRAR